In Aedes albopictus strain Foshan chromosome 3, AalbF5, whole genome shotgun sequence, the following are encoded in one genomic region:
- the LOC109404509 gene encoding pyridoxal phosphate phosphatase PHOSPHO2, with amino-acid sequence MMSSRGRIMRRLAVFDFDHTISEHNTDIVVRDLLDQNLITPELKSIVRSCGWIPFMQRVCRLLHQNGFTPSDIMSAIRGIPEVPGIKACIAEMARNNFHIIIISDSNSEFIKTWNEFNDIEKYIHTTFTNPAKFNSNGLLEVHPFHNQTECNISSKNLCKGKILEDFLEKQFNEADTEYEKIFYIGDGKNDVCPMLRLTDNGYACPRDGYSCYDELNAAISKRSEPYDAKILRWRNGSHLTNLIWREL; translated from the coding sequence ATGATGTCTTCTCGGGGGCGTATTATGCGTAGGCTCGCTGTATTTGACTTTGATCACACCATTAGCGAGCACAATACAGACATTGTTGTGCGGGATTTACTGGATCAGAACCTCATCACACCGGAACTCAAGAGCATAGTGCGTTCATGTGGCTGGATCCCTTTTATGCAGCGTGTGTGTCGACTGTTGCATCAGAATGGCTTCACGCCTTCGGATATCATGTCGGCTATTCGGGGGATTCCCGAAGTACCTGGAATAAAAGCGTGTATCGCCGAGATGGCTAGGAATAATTTTCACATTATCATCATTAGCGATTCCAATTCAGAGTTCATCAAAACTTGGAACGAGTTTAACGATATCGAGAAGTACATCCATACTACTTTTACAAACCCAGCCAAATTCAACAGTAATGGTTTGCTAGAGGTACATCCGTTTCACAACCAAACTGAGTGCAATATTAGCTCGAAGAACCTCTGTAAAGGAAAGATCTTGGAGGACTTTCTTGAAAAACAGTTCAACGAAGCCGACACAGAGTACGAAAAAATTTTCTACATCGGAGATGGAAAGAACGACGTATGTCCCATGCTTAGATTGACTGATAACGGGTATGCGTGCCCCAGGGACGGGTATAGCTGTTACGATGAACTCAATGCTGCCATTTCCAAACGTTCGGAACCTTACGACGCGAAAATCCTGAGGTGGAGAAACGGAAGCCACCTGACGAATCTGATCTGGAGGGAGCTATGA
- the LOC109406321 gene encoding uncharacterized protein LOC109406321: protein MEDLEKTKENIQPLRGGRNVEQLEIALTSESQLAEERRAHELRIENYEGDDPLQPWYEYICWIEQTDISNGKPSGGNEVLLRCIEKFETEERYHQDHRFIKLCMKYMDTQRSPQQLYQELYERGIGTLCAELYIGWAYYYDAEDNFAQTEAVFQKGFDAGATPREDLEQAHRQFGFSMSQRLLHKDESSKMTFKSSLAERRNALTSLKAHKKRHVGSIRTGLAVKSHNPGIVNQENIPNGPINSNVSLPVYSGVAESSVCNQSIVRSLVNHARDRENVREPGPWSNAKSHHHKRRPLFGTSHEPSFKISEDSVEFQPIPLLVDNLSRGIQLSLKHKRQNYPQKPFELAVCDDDKPSGFPVYDKLALYCRGTKEDFCPEELRGYRYFKRRGIVNKMTEQYDSIWANGSIAGIRLHPYHVREFRCKSGDDLKTERPIVGPTTQGIQTRVAEMYANEGEEISMEELRMQKWKDGKIKRHIDHKHDDDMMRIDMDETVVQTKRVSIAPPRVSMMPALPGPSRKSVLPPRVNVIQEEETNESTLTNAKVEQPEENADEAKYTGAIKKSDIYKRRPVDSPDIKPGPKKKISLEGPLSEGEPQHEDPAEFVVPAAKPKSKLTIPIFVDDEEPMENKEANSYYPNESCSTQMFNMFVKSQSTPLALKSGPTRKSEVAVRRPNLSFDEHEEAGGSPVQDENLAQLHPVKINDENAEPESLVPSGSNITHAPKQLSTIMERTENSTMSGAGSTKSSVSSPPVGDIISPMPGVASDEERFGERNMKQAVKNLTHLHLDGTSRSHAGEDSVFKVPETVAASLSHKPADPLPFEEFQEEPPMAPKPALVSPFVIHIDSTETMANVPLVSKMDLPQPVLDDKENKLQSNVDTKKDGHFQVLEEPTSTGTTNTIFRNVSHLPQRDLGVNSIMSFKMTTERTNTVPLPLVKQHVAPCSPPKTTNADDSLFEVLAKTPSPKGPKQKSFFDLADFQKTPEPKIPELKETCVKPAPASTASGSTFPPPKPIIIQSVMGAINLADFPSPPKRASTEDLNTEIFSLHMNNMKNSTLLPGSFPAEFDKIPSEISPGEAKPLRQIDFEISRSEMGMRKLDLDDKKVDSDGFTVPAAPIFKSPVIIELDDGDSDELGKSIYVQKPQSTCTEKVQRWDEIDENFNPQNNAYVKKEVDPDETMHFIYQQTQTGEIDPFDPKLQEAFLEQLDFMKYIEELTTCSLVNKVQPLSRGMVVDICDARFSIQKKIGEGTFGMVYSAKNLSSNQVVAMKQERPANLWEYYICLELRSRVNNDDILPGMMSVDYAIVGNNASILVSPFSRFGNILDVCNVVKRVTGRNVDEFIAMVITSQILSIIDHLHSCMVIHADIKPDNFLLMNPIDLDSPIPCVQLIDFGVSIDLKLFPKDTTFRKVVTTECFTCIEMLEKRPWTYQPDLYGVAGTTHVMLFGTYMEVQKDIVNWNIKARMPRYFRKTVWDNYFSSMLNIRDCNEMPNLQSLRSRLLAEIEENKKYIRDKVSEFNQAVLSG from the exons ATGGAAGACCTGGAGAAAACCAAGGAAAACATCCAACCGTTGCGGGGCGGGCGAAATGTGGAACAGCTGGAGATCGCGCTCACCTCGGAGTCGCAATTGGCCGAGGAAAGAAG GGCACACGAACTGCGCATAGAAAATTACGAAGGCGATGATCCACTGCAACCTTGGTACGAGTACATCTGTTGGATCGAGCAAACGGACATCAGCAATGGTAAACCTTCCGGTGGCAATGAGGTTCTTCTGCGGTgcattgagaaatttgaaaccgAGGAAAGATACCATCAGGATCACCGGTTTATCAAACTGTGCATGAAATAT ATGGACACCCAACGCTCTCCTCAGCAGCTCTATCAGGAATTGTACGAACGAGGAATCGGAACACTGTGCGCCGAGTTGTACATTGGCTGGGCTTACTACTACGATGCGGAAGATAACTTTGCCCAGACGGAAGCCGTTTTTCAAAAGGGCTTCGATGCAGGTGCGACACCTCGGGAGGACCTAGAGCAAGCTCATCGTCAGTTTGGCTTCTCCATGTCACAGAGGCTGCTCCACAAGGACGAATCCTCCAAGATGACTTTCAAGTCGTCTTTGGCTGAAAGGCGCAATGCGCTGACGTCGCTGAAAGCGCACAAAAAGCGGCATGTAGGTAGCATTCGGACAGGGCTGGCAGTTAAAAGCCACAATCCCGGAATCGTAAACCAGGAAAATATCCCAAACGGACCCATCAACAGTAATGTTTCGTTGCCAGTGTATTCAGGCGTCGCGGAATCTTCCGTTTGCAATCAGTCAATTGTCCGCTCGCTGGTGAACCACGCACGGGATCGCGAAAACGTTCGGGAGCCAGGACcgtggtcgaatgccaaaagtcACCATCATAAACGTAGGCCCCTCTTCGGAACGTCGCACGAGCCGTCCTTTAAAATATCCGAGGATTCGGTAGAATTCCAACCGATTCCTCTGCTGGTCGATAATCTATCACGTGGAATCCAACTGAGCCTCAAACATAAACGGCAAAATTATCCCCAGAAGCCGTTCGAATTGGCCGTCTGCGATGATGACAAACCGTCCGGATTCCCCGTGTACGACAAACTGGCCCTCTACTGCCGAGGAACGAAGGAAGACTTTTGCCCGGAAGAGCTTCGCGGTTATCGCTACTTCAAGCGGCGCGGAATCGTTAACAAAATGACTGAGCAGTACGATTCAATTTGGGCGAACGGATCAATAGCGGGGATCCGTTTACATCCGTATCATGTGCGCGAATTCCGGTGTAAGTCGGGGGATGATCTAAAGACAGAAAGACCCATCGTCGGGCCCACTACACAGGGAATCCAAACCAGGGTAGCGGAAATGTACGCCAACGAAGGAGAGGAGATATCTATGGAAGAGCTACGAATGCAGAAATGGAAGGACGGCAAGATCAAAC GACACATCGACCACAAGCATGACGACGACATGATGCGCATTGATATGGACGAAACGGTAGTACAAACGAAACGTGTCTCTATTGCCCCTCCGAGAGTCAGTATGATGCCAGCGTTACCTGGGCCGAGCAGAAAGTCCGTACTTCCTCCTAGGGTCAATGTGATCCAGGAGGAAGAGACAAATGAATCCACGCTAACCAATGCTAAGGTTGAACAACCAGAAGAAAATGCCGACGAAGCGAAATACACCGGGGCTATCAAAAAGTCGGACATCTACAAGCGTCGGCCGGTTGATTCACCCGATATAAAACCAGGGCCCAAGAAAAAGATATCATTGGAGGGTCCGTTGTCTGAAGGTGAGCCGCAACATGAAGATCCAGCTGAGTTTGTCGTTCCGGCTGCTAAACCCAAATCCAAACTCACGATACCAATCTTTGTGGATGACGAAGAACCTATGGAGAACAAGGAAGCCAACAGTTACTATCCAAACGAGTCGTGCTCAACGCAAATGTTCAACATGTTCGTCAAAAGTCAAAGCACCCCACTGGCGCTGAAATCCGGTCCAACGAGAAAGTCGGAAGTTGCAGTACGAAGACCGAATTTATCTTTTGATGAACACGAAGAAGCCGGTGGATCACCAGTTCAGGATGAAAACCTTGCCCAGCTGCATCCGGTAAAAATCAACGATGAGAACGCTGAACCGGAATCACTAGTTCCGTCGGGCTCTAACATCACTCACGCACCCAAGCAACTGTCGACAATTATGGAACGCACCGAAAATAGTACCATGTCTGGGGCCGGTAGTACCAAATCTTCCGTCTCGTCACCTCCGGTAGGGGACATCATCTCGCCAATGCCTGGGGTTGCTTCCGACGAAGAACGATTTGGCGAACGAAACATGAAACAGGCCGTTAAAAATCTGACACATTTGCACCTGGACGGAACGTCTCGGAGCCACGCTGGTGAAGATTCGGTGTTCAAAGTTCCTGAAACGGTGGCGGCTAGTCTGTCGCATAAACCTGCTGATCCGTTACCatttgaggaatttcaagaagaacctCCCATGGCGCCTAAGCCGGCTTTAGTTAGTCCTTTCGTGATTCACATTGACAGCACGGAAACGATGGCCAATGTACCGCTGGTGTCGAAGATGGATTTGCCTCAACCGGTTCTggatgacaaagagaacaaactgCAATCCAACGTGGACACCAAGAAAGATGGTCACTTTCAG GTCCTAGAAGAACCAACTTCCACCGGAACAACCAACACGATCTTCCGCAATGTTTCTCATCTTCCACAACGCGACCTCGGCGTCAATTCCATAATGTCTTTCAAAATGACCACCGAACGAACAAACACGGTGCCTCTTCCACTGGTGAAACAACACGTGGCGCCCTGCTCCCCTCCCAAGACCACCAATGCCGACGATTCCCTGTTCGAAGTGTTGGCCAAAACTCCTTCTCCGAAGGGACCgaaacagaaatcatttttcgatTTGGCCGACTTCCAGAAAACGCCCGAACCCAAAATTCCAGAACTCAAAGAAACATGTGTCAAACCGGCACCTGCCAGCACCGCAAGCGGATCAACATTCCCACCTCCCAAACCGATCATCATCCAAAGCGTAATGGGGGCAATCAATCTGGCCGACTTCCCATCGCCACCGAAAAGGGCCTCAACGGAAGACCTGAACACGGAAATCTTTTCCCTCCATATGAATAATATGAAAAATTCCACGCTACTGCCGGGGAGTTTCCCGGCGGAATTCGACAAGATCCCATCGGAAATCAGTCCGGGAGAGGCGAAACCCCTGCGGCAAATCGATTTCGAAATCAGTCGCAGCGAGATGGGAATGAGGAAGCTCGATTTGGACGACAAGAAGGTTGATTCAGACGGATTTACTGTTCCCGCTGCGCCCATTTTCAAATCGCCTGTAATCATCGAGTTGGACGATGGGGATAGTGATGAACTGGGGAAGAGTATCTACGTGCAGAAACCGCAGTCCACGTGCACCGAGAAGGTTCAGAGGTGGGACGAAATCGACGAGAATTTCAATCCGCAGAACAATGCGTACGTCAAGAAGGAAGTCGACCCGGACGAAACGATGCATTTCATCTACCAGCAGACTCAGACCGGCGAGATCGATCCGTTCGATCCGAAGCTACAGGAAGCGTTCCTGGAGCAGTTGGACTTTATGAAGTACATCGAGGAGCTGACGACGTGCTCGTTGGTCAACAAGGTGCAACCGCTGTCGAGGGGAATGGTCGTGGACATTTGTGATGCCCGGTTTTCGATTCAGAAGAAGATCGGCGAAGGTACATTTGGCATGGTTTATAG TGCCAAAAATCTCAGTTCGAATCAAGTGGTAGCAATGAAGCAAGAACGTCCAGCCAACCTTTGGGAATATTACATATGTCTGGAATTGAGGAGTCGTGTTAATAACGATGATATT CTGCCCGGAATGATGAGCGTCGACTATGCAATTGTGGGAAACAACGCCAGTATACTTGTGTCACCATTCTCACGGTTCGGCAACATTCTGGATGTGTGCAATGTCGTCAAAAGGGTGACCGGTAGAAACGTTGACGAATTCATTGCCATGGTCATCACCAGCCAGATACTGTCCATCATTGATCACTTGCACAGCTGCATGGTTATCCACGCCGACATCAAACCGGACAATTTCCTACTGATGAATCC TATCGATTTGGATTCACCGATACCGTGCGTGCAACTAATTGACTTTGGAGTTTCCATTGATCTCAAGCTGTTCCCCAAGGATACTACATTCAGAAAA GTCGTCACTACCGAGTGCTTCACTTGCATAGAAATGCTCGAAAAGAGGCCCTGGACCTATCAGCCTGATCTGTACGGTGTTGCTGGAACGACACACGTCATGCTGTTCGGAACATACATGGAAGTACAAAAGGATATCGTCAACTGGAACATCAAGGCACGGATGCCGCGATATTTCCGGAAAACCGTCTGGGATAACTACTTCTCGTCGATGTTGAACATCCGAGACTGCAACGAAATGCCCAACCTGCAATCGCTAAGAAGCAGACTACTGGCAGagatcgaagaaaataagaagtATATTCGTGATAAGGTAAGTGAGTTCAATCAAGCAGTTTTGTCTGGATGA